One genomic window of Streptomyces sp. NBC_01276 includes the following:
- a CDS encoding poly-gamma-glutamate biosynthesis protein PgsC/CapC, with the protein MIPAVLTPEIAAIGIALGLLFSLLCYLTTNLSPGGMITPGWLALTLIEDLQRAALVVGITVMTYVLTLLTQKFVILYGKRLFAAVVLIGVLLQATVVIVLQMEFPLLYANQTLGFIVPGLIAYQLVRQPKGATLLATGSATLMTYVVLTAGILLGVMPGA; encoded by the coding sequence TTGATCCCCGCCGTCCTCACCCCCGAGATCGCCGCGATCGGCATCGCCCTGGGCCTGCTGTTCTCCCTGCTCTGCTACCTCACGACCAACCTCTCCCCCGGCGGCATGATCACCCCGGGCTGGCTCGCGCTCACCCTCATCGAGGACCTCCAGCGCGCCGCCCTCGTGGTCGGCATCACCGTGATGACCTACGTCCTGACCCTGCTCACGCAGAAGTTCGTCATCCTCTACGGCAAGCGCCTCTTCGCCGCCGTCGTCCTCATCGGCGTCCTGCTCCAGGCCACCGTGGTGATCGTGCTCCAGATGGAGTTCCCGCTCCTGTACGCGAACCAGACCCTCGGCTTCATCGTCCCGGGCCTGATCGCCTACCAGCTGGTCCGCCAGCCCAAGGGCGCCACCCTGCTCGCCACCGGCAGCGCCACGCTCATGACGTACGTCGTCCTGACCGCCGGGATCCTGCTCGGCGTCATGCCCGGCGCCTGA
- the pgsB gene encoding poly-gamma-glutamate synthase PgsB, with amino-acid sequence MLFLYCVLLVCCLIMLVAGIVEQRRHFSNLDRIPNRVLVNGIRGKSSITRLCAGALRGGGLTTVAKTTGTAARFIHPDATEEPVYRKFGIANVVEQIGIVRRAAAYRPDALVMECMAVMPALQEINQSKLIQSTIGVLCNVREDHVAEMGPTLDDIARSLSRSMPYGGICVTAEKERFDVLQEEADARDCELVYADPDTVSDEELRGFSWFTFKENVAIALTVAELLGVDRATALKGMYEAPPDPGVLSVERYLAPGGKRLRFANVFAANDPESTLMNINQLLDLGAVDRPLNVVINCRPDRVERNGQMGSIVPELRPDKVFVIGHPAKSAIDAIPAEWRDRAVDLGGDQRDGEEFMHELLGHLGESSSLVAIGNIHGQGEVLLEHLAELPPDESEPERDPAGERAQEPAPVFTRPLDPYAEDPYAQDPYGQDPYGRGPYGQDPYAGAAPGQQQYAGAGYGQQPPAPGPYPRQPYPGAPSAQQPYPGTPSGQQPHAGTPSGQQPHPGVTVGQQYASAAYGQQPHPQAPYGGAPQGRAPQPQPPRPAPDPYGIGAATPVPAWPQQSPQQQVPPNAHPGEPR; translated from the coding sequence GTGCTCTTCCTCTACTGCGTACTGCTCGTCTGCTGCCTGATCATGCTGGTCGCGGGCATCGTCGAGCAGCGCCGGCACTTCTCCAACCTGGACCGGATACCGAACCGGGTGCTGGTCAACGGCATCCGCGGCAAGAGCTCCATCACCCGGCTGTGCGCGGGCGCGCTGCGCGGCGGCGGCCTGACGACGGTGGCCAAGACCACCGGCACGGCCGCCCGGTTCATCCACCCCGACGCCACCGAGGAGCCGGTCTACCGCAAGTTCGGCATCGCCAACGTGGTCGAGCAGATCGGCATCGTGCGGCGCGCCGCCGCCTACCGGCCGGACGCGCTGGTCATGGAGTGCATGGCGGTCATGCCGGCGCTCCAGGAGATCAACCAGTCGAAGCTGATCCAGTCGACCATCGGCGTCCTGTGCAACGTCCGCGAGGACCACGTCGCCGAGATGGGCCCGACCCTCGACGACATCGCACGCTCCCTGTCGCGCTCGATGCCGTACGGCGGGATCTGCGTCACCGCCGAGAAGGAACGGTTCGACGTGCTCCAGGAGGAGGCGGACGCCCGGGACTGCGAGCTGGTCTACGCCGACCCCGACACGGTCTCGGACGAGGAGCTGCGCGGGTTCAGCTGGTTCACCTTCAAGGAGAACGTGGCGATCGCCCTCACCGTCGCCGAACTCCTCGGCGTCGACCGGGCGACGGCCCTGAAGGGCATGTACGAGGCCCCGCCGGACCCCGGCGTGCTGTCGGTCGAGCGGTACCTGGCGCCGGGCGGCAAGCGGCTGCGCTTCGCGAACGTCTTCGCGGCGAACGACCCCGAGTCCACGCTGATGAACATCAACCAGCTGCTGGACCTGGGCGCGGTGGACCGCCCGCTGAACGTGGTGATCAACTGCCGGCCCGACCGGGTCGAGCGCAACGGCCAGATGGGCTCGATCGTCCCCGAACTGCGGCCGGACAAGGTGTTCGTGATCGGGCACCCCGCGAAGAGCGCCATCGACGCGATCCCGGCCGAGTGGCGCGACCGCGCCGTCGACCTCGGCGGTGACCAGCGCGACGGCGAGGAGTTCATGCACGAGCTGCTGGGACACCTCGGGGAGAGCTCCTCTCTGGTGGCCATCGGCAACATCCACGGGCAGGGCGAGGTGCTGCTGGAGCACCTCGCGGAACTCCCGCCGGACGAGTCCGAGCCGGAGCGCGACCCCGCCGGGGAACGGGCGCAGGAGCCCGCCCCGGTCTTCACGCGCCCGCTCGACCCGTACGCGGAGGACCCGTACGCGCAGGACCCCTACGGCCAGGACCCCTACGGCCGGGGCCCCTACGGCCAGGACCCGTACGCGGGAGCCGCACCCGGGCAGCAGCAGTACGCGGGGGCCGGGTACGGGCAGCAGCCGCCCGCCCCGGGCCCGTACCCGCGGCAGCCGTACCCGGGAGCCCCCTCCGCGCAGCAGCCGTACCCGGGGACCCCCTCCGGGCAGCAACCGCACGCGGGGACCCCCTCCGGGCAGCAGCCCCATCCGGGGGTCACCGTCGGGCAGCAGTACGCGAGCGCCGCGTACGGGCAGCAGCCCCACCCGCAGGCCCCGTACGGGGGAGCCCCGCAGGGGCGGGCGCCGCAGCCGCAGCCCCCGCGGCCCGCGCCCGACCCCTACGGCATCGGCGCCGCCACGCCGGTCCCGGCCTGGCCGCAGCAGTCGCCGCAGCAGCAGGTCCCCCCGAACGCCCACCCAGGAGAACCCCGTTGA
- a CDS encoding cache and HAMP domain-containing protein has product MSLLGGIRPPITVLSVLLLALAGFTAFSLGTVHEDRLPEAVLTSQQHFAEDGAIALRASLDESVTDLDRAAALFSTGKPVAPDAVLDRIGSVYQKWRGTGVVEIGSGRLLAARGENLPLTAIDRTKLSGADGLAPRMVRMPGGETRLLTLSLLNWKDQPQQLLVASSSLRFPGISLGRFRSIAVVGSDGAVLSSDGIPQPEMVAENQRADVKRDTKQLASFAKAAAKKTRANPLTAKEPGSGGFPGVSGSLLGGESGGDRAAAGYAGLAGSEAGAGTTATSLDLTVVAMVNVPQNPARTSDAFAGMVLAGALLLVGALVVALLVATVQRPLIALFLDSRRLTRGDLTRPVAVPRGAEAARIAAALERLRVQLRDGAPAAPAARARRKRRTGARTLLALCAVLLLAWCLPLGLLVNRAGDAVVVPQQLVNDQRERTDTLNDRVRRALNEGQADLLSVASSMDGDTTPEHMSAVLERTADEHARYQSLYVLDPSGKILARAGGTPKDADGKGPRKDPVALDDRGKSPVIVATAPVPGKAGTAVVGELRIDFLNSLLKRPGLGEIRVVDAKHRIIASNGGYRAFQKLDDARLDALVDGSALKVGMAPRPGSVLYRSGGDHVIAAAAPFSGGGAAGDLKWTVVSWQSAKGLAIQEYSLQNRTVLAGLLGFAVGAACLGWLQIIVIAPLRELARRAEALADGDRRTVLYPRHHDEVGAVTRSLEIIRQQLQQRQQQRKQAAGQPSAPAGRN; this is encoded by the coding sequence ATGTCACTCCTCGGTGGCATCAGGCCCCCGATCACCGTGCTGTCGGTACTGCTGCTCGCCCTGGCGGGGTTCACCGCGTTCAGCCTCGGCACCGTCCACGAGGACCGGCTGCCCGAGGCCGTGCTCACCTCGCAGCAGCACTTCGCCGAGGACGGCGCGATCGCCCTGCGCGCCTCCCTGGACGAGAGCGTCACCGACCTCGACCGGGCCGCGGCCCTCTTCTCCACCGGCAAGCCCGTCGCCCCCGACGCCGTCCTCGACCGCATCGGCAGCGTGTACCAGAAGTGGCGCGGCACCGGCGTCGTCGAGATCGGCTCCGGCCGGCTGCTCGCCGCCCGCGGCGAGAACCTCCCGCTGACCGCCATCGACCGCACGAAACTCTCCGGCGCCGACGGCCTGGCCCCCCGCATGGTCAGGATGCCCGGCGGCGAGACCCGGCTGCTGACCCTGTCCCTCCTCAACTGGAAGGACCAGCCCCAGCAACTGCTGGTGGCCTCCAGCAGCCTGCGCTTCCCCGGCATCAGCCTCGGCAGGTTCCGCTCCATCGCCGTCGTCGGCTCCGACGGCGCCGTCCTCAGCAGCGACGGCATCCCCCAGCCCGAGATGGTCGCCGAGAACCAGCGCGCCGACGTCAAGCGCGACACCAAGCAGCTGGCCTCCTTCGCCAAGGCCGCCGCGAAGAAGACCCGCGCCAACCCCCTCACCGCCAAGGAGCCCGGCTCCGGCGGCTTCCCCGGGGTCAGCGGCAGCCTGCTGGGCGGCGAGTCCGGCGGGGACCGCGCCGCCGCCGGTTACGCGGGCCTCGCCGGATCCGAGGCGGGCGCCGGCACCACCGCCACCAGCCTCGACCTCACCGTCGTCGCCATGGTCAACGTGCCGCAGAACCCGGCCCGCACCTCCGACGCCTTCGCCGGAATGGTCCTGGCCGGCGCGCTGCTCCTGGTCGGCGCCCTGGTCGTGGCCCTGCTCGTCGCCACCGTGCAGCGCCCGCTGATCGCCCTCTTCCTCGACAGCCGCCGCCTCACCCGGGGCGACCTCACCCGCCCCGTGGCCGTCCCCCGGGGCGCCGAGGCCGCCCGGATCGCCGCCGCCCTGGAACGGCTGCGCGTCCAGCTGCGCGACGGCGCCCCGGCCGCGCCCGCCGCCCGCGCCCGCCGCAAACGCCGTACGGGCGCCCGTACGCTCCTCGCCCTGTGCGCGGTCCTGCTCCTCGCGTGGTGCCTCCCGCTGGGCCTGCTCGTCAACCGCGCCGGGGACGCCGTCGTCGTACCCCAGCAGCTGGTCAACGACCAGCGCGAACGCACCGACACCCTCAACGACCGGGTCCGCCGCGCCCTCAACGAGGGCCAGGCCGACCTGCTGTCCGTGGCCTCGTCGATGGACGGCGACACCACCCCCGAGCACATGAGCGCGGTCCTGGAGCGCACCGCCGACGAACACGCGCGCTACCAGTCCCTCTACGTCCTGGACCCCTCCGGCAAGATCCTCGCCCGGGCGGGCGGCACCCCGAAGGACGCCGACGGCAAGGGGCCCCGCAAGGACCCGGTGGCCCTCGACGACCGCGGCAAGAGCCCGGTGATCGTCGCGACGGCACCCGTCCCCGGCAAGGCGGGCACGGCCGTCGTCGGCGAGCTGCGTATCGACTTCCTCAACTCCCTCCTCAAGCGGCCCGGCCTCGGGGAGATCCGCGTCGTCGACGCCAAGCACCGGATCATCGCCTCCAACGGCGGCTACCGCGCCTTCCAGAAGCTCGACGACGCACGCCTCGACGCCCTCGTCGACGGCTCCGCCCTCAAGGTCGGCATGGCCCCGCGGCCCGGCAGCGTCCTCTACCGCAGCGGCGGCGACCACGTCATCGCCGCCGCCGCGCCGTTCTCCGGCGGCGGCGCGGCCGGGGACCTGAAGTGGACCGTGGTCAGCTGGCAGTCCGCCAAGGGACTGGCCATCCAGGAGTACAGCCTGCAGAACCGCACCGTCCTCGCCGGACTCCTCGGCTTCGCGGTCGGCGCGGCCTGCCTGGGCTGGCTCCAGATCATCGTGATCGCGCCGCTGCGCGAACTGGCCCGGCGCGCCGAGGCCCTCGCCGACGGCGACCGGCGCACGGTCCTCTACCCGCGCCACCACGACGAGGTCGGCGCCGTCACCCGCAGCCTGGAGATCATCCGGCAGCAGCTCCAGCAGCGACAGCAGCAGCGCAAGCAGGCCGCCGGACAGCCGTCCGCGCCGGCCGGAAGGAACTGA
- a CDS encoding CapA family protein: MSLSLAGCGLLGGTERGPAGGSGTGGTGGGRSFTVAAAGDILIHPQLTEQAARDARAAGHQGYDFDRIMAGVKPVISRADLGICHMEAVLGSPGGPFRAYPDFLVPPQIAKTVKAIGYDTCSTASNHTLDHGPEGVFGTLDTLDREGLRHTGSARSRAEADTPLILDVKGVKVAQISFAFGFNGHDLPPDKPWLANLTGFKAIAAAEKKARAAGADVVVLSIHWGREHQPDPSNQQLDLARRIARETGINLVIGHHSHVVQPMEKIGGTWIAYGLGNQLARHDVPGGLTEEGAIGWFEFTERGGTWDVRARYVPTFTDIPPDPQAAPGTDPAAAAAQPVRDHRLVDVAEALRGDAPLLPQQRARYRLAFERTQGTLLNRGAAKDGLRALRELPD, encoded by the coding sequence CTGAGCCTCTCGCTCGCGGGCTGCGGGCTCCTCGGCGGCACGGAGCGCGGCCCGGCGGGCGGCAGCGGCACGGGCGGCACGGGCGGGGGCCGTTCCTTCACCGTGGCCGCCGCGGGCGACATCCTCATCCACCCCCAGCTGACCGAGCAGGCCGCCCGGGACGCCCGGGCCGCCGGCCACCAGGGCTACGACTTCGACCGGATCATGGCGGGGGTCAAGCCGGTCATCAGCCGGGCCGACCTCGGGATCTGCCACATGGAGGCGGTCCTCGGCAGCCCCGGCGGCCCCTTCCGGGCCTACCCCGACTTCCTCGTCCCCCCGCAGATCGCCAAGACGGTCAAGGCCATCGGCTACGACACCTGCTCCACGGCCTCCAACCACACCCTCGACCACGGCCCCGAAGGGGTCTTCGGCACCCTCGACACCCTCGACCGCGAGGGCCTGCGCCACACCGGCTCCGCCCGCAGCCGGGCCGAGGCCGACACCCCCCTGATCCTGGACGTCAAGGGCGTCAAGGTCGCCCAGATCTCCTTCGCCTTCGGCTTCAACGGGCACGACCTCCCCCCGGACAAGCCCTGGCTGGCGAACCTGACCGGCTTCAAGGCCATCGCCGCCGCCGAGAAGAAGGCCCGCGCGGCCGGCGCCGACGTGGTCGTCCTCTCCATCCACTGGGGCCGCGAGCACCAGCCCGACCCGAGCAACCAGCAGCTGGACCTGGCCCGCCGGATCGCCCGCGAGACCGGGATCAACCTGGTCATCGGCCACCACAGCCACGTCGTCCAGCCGATGGAGAAGATCGGCGGCACCTGGATCGCCTACGGGCTCGGCAACCAGCTCGCCCGCCACGACGTGCCCGGCGGACTGACCGAAGAGGGCGCCATCGGCTGGTTCGAGTTCACCGAACGCGGCGGCACCTGGGACGTGCGGGCCCGCTACGTGCCCACCTTCACCGACATCCCGCCCGACCCGCAGGCCGCCCCCGGCACCGACCCGGCCGCCGCGGCCGCGCAGCCCGTGCGCGACCACCGCCTGGTCGACGTCGCCGAGGCCCTGCGCGGCGACGCGCCGCTCCTGCCGCAGCAGCGCGCCCGCTACCGGCTGGCCTTCGAACGCACCCAGGGCACCCTGCTCAACCGCGGCGCCGCCAAGGACGGACTCCGCGCCCTGCGGGAGCTGCCGGACTGA
- a CDS encoding M28 family metallopeptidase, which yields MPSRRIAAATAALAAAALVSPLLLAGPAGATASPQSDAAKGDALARKLVKEATGKGANNHLKVLQSIADYNKGTRVAGSKGHVQSAQYVEAVLKAAGYKVTRNEFDFVYVETISEKLKVNGTDGRDVPIKLMTYTASGPAEGVTAQLAVAPVDADGSNGCEPGDFAAGTFTGKIALVKRGGCTFAVKQANAAAAGAVGTIIYNNTEGALNGTLGDANAGKVPTGGVSQAEGEKLAAEAAAGPVSVTLDLRELRENRKTFNVVAETRGGDENNTVFLGAHLDSVAAGPGINDNGSGSAGILQVAQRLASSQTKIKNKVKFAWWSAEEFGLLGSEAYVASLTPEQKKQIKLYLNFDMIASPNAAYFVYDGDDSDKVGSGPGPEGSAQLEKQITDFLDTQKIPHEGSDFTGRSDYGPFIEAGIPSGGTDTGAEGIKTPEQAAKFGGQAGVAYDVNYHGKGDDINNIDQKALDINVDVIANAVGHYAYDLAPLTQPVTPKPSTGSGNGGGLRPGHDHDITQ from the coding sequence ATGCCCTCTCGCCGTATAGCCGCAGCAACCGCCGCACTGGCGGCCGCGGCCCTCGTCTCACCGCTCCTCCTCGCCGGCCCGGCCGGTGCCACCGCAAGCCCGCAGAGCGATGCCGCCAAGGGTGACGCGCTGGCCAGGAAGCTGGTCAAGGAGGCGACCGGCAAGGGTGCCAACAACCACCTGAAGGTCCTCCAGTCGATCGCCGACTACAACAAGGGCACCCGCGTCGCCGGCTCGAAGGGGCACGTCCAGTCCGCCCAGTACGTCGAGGCCGTGCTCAAGGCGGCCGGGTACAAGGTCACGCGCAACGAGTTCGACTTCGTGTACGTCGAGACGATCTCCGAGAAGCTGAAGGTCAACGGCACGGACGGCCGTGACGTCCCGATCAAGCTGATGACGTACACCGCCAGCGGTCCGGCCGAGGGCGTCACCGCGCAGCTCGCGGTCGCCCCGGTCGACGCCGACGGCAGCAACGGCTGCGAGCCCGGCGACTTCGCGGCCGGCACCTTCACCGGAAAGATCGCGCTGGTCAAGCGCGGCGGCTGCACCTTCGCGGTGAAGCAGGCGAACGCGGCGGCGGCCGGCGCGGTGGGCACGATCATCTACAACAACACCGAGGGCGCCCTGAACGGCACCCTCGGCGACGCGAACGCGGGCAAGGTCCCCACCGGCGGCGTCTCCCAGGCGGAGGGCGAGAAGCTGGCCGCCGAGGCGGCGGCCGGCCCGGTTTCGGTCACCCTGGACCTCCGCGAGCTGCGCGAGAACCGCAAGACCTTCAACGTGGTCGCGGAGACCCGGGGCGGCGACGAGAACAACACCGTCTTCCTCGGCGCGCACCTGGACTCGGTGGCGGCCGGTCCCGGCATCAACGACAACGGCTCCGGCTCGGCGGGCATCCTCCAGGTCGCGCAGCGCCTGGCGAGCAGCCAGACGAAGATCAAGAACAAGGTCAAGTTCGCCTGGTGGTCGGCGGAGGAGTTCGGCCTGCTCGGCTCGGAGGCGTACGTCGCCTCGCTGACGCCGGAGCAGAAGAAGCAGATCAAGCTCTACCTGAACTTCGACATGATCGCCTCGCCGAACGCCGCCTACTTCGTCTACGACGGCGACGACTCCGACAAGGTCGGCTCGGGCCCCGGCCCGGAGGGTTCGGCGCAGCTGGAGAAGCAGATCACCGACTTCCTCGACACGCAGAAGATCCCGCACGAGGGCAGTGACTTCACCGGCCGCTCGGACTACGGCCCGTTCATCGAGGCGGGGATCCCCTCCGGCGGTACGGACACGGGCGCCGAGGGCATCAAGACCCCGGAGCAGGCCGCGAAGTTCGGCGGTCAGGCGGGTGTCGCCTACGACGTGAACTACCACGGCAAGGGCGACGACATCAACAACATCGACCAGAAGGCGCTCGACATCAACGTCGACGTCATCGCGAACGCGGTCGGCCACTACGCCTACGACCTGGCCCCGCTGACGCAGCCGGTCACCCCCAAGCCGAGCACCGGCTCGGGCAACGGCGGCGGTCTGCGCCCGGGTCACGACCACGACATCACGCAGTAG
- a CDS encoding DUF5937 family protein, producing MSVTIDIAGLPAERIGFAPAPLAELCMALHALSQPAHHPELHSWTASTRASLDPCLADRLLEAEFMWRSSFSDIFMAFAGIPGGSGRPGATLAEDLDILDRMDDERFVMAALEHCWLALYNEGGGPSPLKDPGARAKALEAAAARGPRQLEFSLRLLDDTDSVRVWLRRLLEDCDEAFFAETWRRIEPRQAADTRHKAEVLRRKGLPAALREVSAALSVDGGLTMITADKMVNGQATATDPRVGPGLLFVPTNFGWPHLLVLHAPGWRPVVHYPLNSPELAPEPGSVELLARRMEALAHPVRMMLCRSLARAPYTTSELARVYGITPPEVSRHLAVLKKAGLLHARRQGRYVQHQLDLSAVARIGSDFIEGILR from the coding sequence ATGAGCGTCACGATCGACATAGCCGGGCTCCCGGCGGAGCGGATCGGTTTCGCGCCGGCTCCGCTCGCCGAGCTCTGTATGGCCCTGCACGCGCTGTCGCAGCCCGCGCACCACCCCGAGCTCCACTCCTGGACGGCCTCCACCAGAGCCTCGCTCGACCCCTGCCTGGCGGACCGGCTGCTCGAAGCCGAGTTCATGTGGCGCAGTTCGTTCTCCGACATCTTCATGGCCTTCGCCGGGATCCCCGGCGGTTCGGGCCGCCCCGGAGCGACCCTGGCCGAGGACCTGGACATCCTCGACCGGATGGACGACGAGCGGTTCGTGATGGCCGCCCTGGAGCACTGCTGGCTCGCGCTCTACAACGAGGGCGGCGGGCCCTCACCGCTGAAGGACCCGGGCGCGCGGGCCAAGGCGCTGGAGGCGGCCGCCGCGCGCGGCCCCCGTCAGCTGGAGTTCTCGCTCCGGCTGCTGGACGACACCGACTCCGTCCGGGTCTGGCTGCGCCGGCTCCTGGAGGACTGCGACGAGGCCTTCTTCGCCGAGACCTGGCGGCGGATAGAGCCCCGGCAGGCGGCGGACACCCGGCACAAGGCGGAGGTGCTGCGCCGCAAGGGTCTGCCGGCGGCGCTGCGGGAGGTGTCCGCGGCGCTGAGCGTGGACGGGGGGCTGACGATGATCACCGCCGACAAGATGGTCAACGGCCAGGCCACGGCCACCGATCCGCGGGTCGGTCCCGGGCTGCTGTTCGTGCCGACGAACTTCGGCTGGCCGCACCTGCTGGTGCTGCACGCGCCCGGCTGGCGCCCGGTGGTGCACTATCCGCTGAACTCGCCCGAACTGGCCCCCGAGCCCGGCTCGGTGGAGCTGCTCGCGCGCCGGATGGAGGCGCTGGCGCACCCGGTGCGGATGATGCTGTGCCGCAGCCTGGCGCGGGCCCCGTACACGACGAGCGAGCTGGCGCGGGTCTACGGGATCACCCCGCCGGAGGTGTCCCGGCACCTGGCGGTGCTGAAGAAGGCCGGGCTGCTGCACGCCCGCCGCCAAGGCCGTTATGTACAGCATCAGTTGGATCTGTCCGCGGTCGCTCGAATAGGTTCCGATTTCATCGAGGGCATTCTCCGCTGA
- a CDS encoding low specificity L-threonine aldolase, producing the protein MTDDEERTKRLVAAGRAADRSLSGGGRDATAGELLAALAQAPYDLGQPADVYGDGIVAELETRVAELLGTEEAAFFPTGTMAQQVALRCWAGRTGNPVVALHPMSHPERWEGGALPVVSGLRTVHPTVEPRQPTAQEVTDLAEPFGTLMVELPLRDPGFLLPTWEELEELVDAARERDAVVHFDGARLWECATHFGRPLAEVAGLADSVYVSFYKSLGGLSGACLAGPRGFVEEARVWRHRYGGQVFRQFPQALSALAGLERQLPLLPSWVAQAKVVAAALREGFEEAGVPWFRVHPEVPHTHQFQVWLPYGADGLTEAGLRLAEETGTLLFRRWSAQGPPGMAMTEVEVTQPGLSWTADDVRAAVRGFVDRL; encoded by the coding sequence ATGACCGATGACGAGGAACGCACGAAGCGGCTGGTGGCGGCGGGGCGGGCGGCGGACCGGTCCCTCTCGGGGGGCGGCCGGGACGCGACGGCCGGGGAGCTGCTCGCCGCGCTGGCGCAGGCCCCCTACGACCTGGGACAACCCGCCGACGTGTACGGCGACGGGATCGTCGCCGAGCTGGAGACCCGGGTCGCGGAGCTGCTGGGGACCGAGGAGGCGGCGTTCTTCCCGACGGGGACGATGGCGCAGCAGGTCGCGCTGCGCTGCTGGGCGGGTCGGACCGGGAACCCGGTCGTGGCGCTGCACCCGATGAGCCATCCGGAGCGGTGGGAGGGCGGCGCGCTGCCCGTGGTCTCCGGGCTGCGCACGGTCCACCCGACGGTGGAGCCGCGGCAGCCGACCGCGCAGGAGGTCACCGACCTGGCGGAGCCCTTCGGCACGCTGATGGTGGAGCTGCCGCTGCGCGACCCGGGCTTCCTGCTGCCGACCTGGGAGGAGCTGGAGGAGCTGGTCGACGCGGCCCGGGAGCGGGACGCGGTCGTCCACTTCGACGGGGCCCGGCTGTGGGAGTGCGCGACCCACTTCGGGCGGCCGCTGGCGGAGGTCGCGGGGCTCGCGGACTCCGTCTACGTCTCCTTCTACAAGTCCCTCGGCGGGCTGAGCGGGGCCTGCCTGGCCGGACCCCGGGGCTTCGTGGAGGAGGCCCGCGTCTGGCGCCACCGGTACGGGGGGCAGGTGTTCCGCCAGTTCCCGCAGGCCCTGTCGGCGCTGGCCGGGCTGGAGCGGCAGCTGCCCCTGCTGCCGTCCTGGGTGGCGCAGGCGAAGGTCGTCGCCGCGGCTCTGCGGGAGGGCTTCGAGGAGGCCGGCGTGCCGTGGTTCCGGGTCCACCCGGAGGTGCCGCACACGCACCAGTTCCAGGTGTGGCTGCCGTACGGGGCGGACGGGCTGACGGAGGCGGGCCTGCGCCTCGCGGAGGAGACGGGCACGCTCCTGTTCCGGCGCTGGTCGGCGCAGGGCCCGCCGGGGATGGCGATGACGGAGGTCGAGGTCACGCAGCCGGGGCTGTCCTGGACGGCGGACGACGTCCGGGCGGCGGTACGGGGGTTCGTGGACCGGCTGTAG
- a CDS encoding Rossmann-like and DUF2520 domain-containing protein has translation MNAPHQTESRDPSGRPARLTVGVVGAGRVGPALARALQQAGHRPVAVSGVSDASRRRAARMLPDVPVVPPAQVLERAELVLLTVPDDALPGLVEGLAETGAVRPGQLLVHTSGRYGTSVLDPARRAGALPLALHPAMTFTGTEVDVQRLGGCSFGVTAPEELRLAAEALVIEMGGEPEWIAEDSRPLYHAALALGANHLVTLVAQSMELLRTAGVEHPDRMLGPLLGAALDNALRSGDAALTGPVARGDAGTVAAHVSELRKHAPATVAGYLAMARTTADRALAHGLLKPELAEDLLGVLADTAEPEGGAR, from the coding sequence GTGAACGCACCCCATCAGACGGAGTCCCGGGATCCGTCCGGCCGTCCCGCCCGGCTCACCGTCGGCGTCGTCGGAGCCGGCCGGGTAGGCCCCGCGCTGGCCCGCGCGCTCCAGCAGGCCGGGCACCGTCCCGTCGCCGTCTCCGGAGTCTCCGACGCCTCCCGGCGCCGCGCCGCGCGGATGCTGCCCGACGTACCGGTCGTCCCGCCCGCGCAGGTGCTGGAGCGGGCCGAGCTGGTGCTGCTGACCGTCCCCGACGACGCCCTGCCCGGTCTGGTCGAGGGCCTCGCGGAGACGGGCGCCGTCCGCCCCGGCCAGCTCCTCGTCCACACCTCCGGGCGCTACGGGACCTCCGTGCTCGACCCCGCGCGCCGCGCCGGGGCCCTCCCGCTGGCCCTGCACCCCGCGATGACCTTCACCGGCACCGAGGTCGACGTGCAGCGCCTGGGCGGCTGCTCCTTCGGCGTGACCGCCCCCGAGGAACTGCGGCTGGCCGCGGAGGCCCTGGTCATCGAGATGGGCGGGGAGCCCGAGTGGATCGCGGAGGACAGCCGCCCGCTCTACCACGCCGCCCTCGCCCTGGGTGCGAACCACCTGGTCACCCTGGTCGCCCAGTCGATGGAGCTGCTCCGCACCGCCGGTGTCGAACACCCCGACCGGATGCTCGGCCCCCTCCTCGGCGCGGCCCTCGACAACGCCCTGCGCTCCGGGGACGCGGCGCTGACCGGCCCGGTCGCCCGCGGTGACGCCGGTACGGTCGCCGCGCACGTCTCCGAACTGCGCAAGCACGCCCCCGCCACCGTCGCCGGGTACCTCGCCATGGCCCGGACCACCGCCGACCGCGCCCTCGCGCACGGCCTGCTCAAGCCCGAACTGGCCGAGGACCTGCTCGGTGTCCTCGCCGACACCGCCGAACCGGAGGGTGGCGCCCGATGA